The genomic stretch TACGCGGATTGTAAAGGCATGGCTGACTTTATTTTTGTCAATAGGAGGAAGGAATTCAGTGTTGGGTTTATCTACGGTAGAGCCGCCTTTAGTTACCAGTAAATCCAGTTTCCTAAAAACTCCAATACGATTGAATCGCCTCCTAATTCTCGAAAAATGGAAGCTCCCAACACGTCTTCATAAAACGCTTTAGACTTTAAGAGATCAGA from Owenweeksia hongkongensis DSM 17368 encodes the following:
- a CDS encoding VOC family protein — protein: MRRRFNRIGVFRKLDLLVTKGGSTVDKPNTEFLPPIDKNKVSHAFTIRVKDCQNSYELLKARGAKFITPPSTNGAETRCFFLDPDRHLFEIREYSS
- a CDS encoding VOC family protein, whose protein sequence is MLSVSDLLKSKAFYEDVLGASIFRELGGDSIVLEFLGNWIYW